In Geotrypetes seraphini chromosome 11, aGeoSer1.1, whole genome shotgun sequence, the genomic window TGCAATCAAGTATATGTCTGCGATCCCGATCAGGGGCTTGTCTGCGATTATTCCGCTGGCAACGCCGGGAGAAGTGGAGTCTGCAAATGTGAGCACATCATTTCTTTATCCAATCTCCAAGAAAACACTTGAGAGATGAGTTAATTGATGCGGGAAAACTGGAAGTGACCGTTCTGGCACtcttttttttaagggctccttttactaagctgcgttagggctttaacgtgcattacaatgccgcacgtgctagacgctaataccagcatagagctggcgttaattctagccgtgtagcgtggggttGGTATGCGCTAgtctgctgcgtgcactaaaaacgctagcgcaccttagtaaaaggagccctaaatttattaaGATCATAAGAGAAATTGAACCCAAGAATATTTTGTATCTTAGTATTAAGACTGATAAATTGCAGAGGaattttttttaggaaatagcATTGTATAATGCAAATGGCTTCATTTCCTGCATTTAAActcaactaaactaaaccttaggtttgtataccgcaccatctccgcaagcgtagagcgcggcacggtttacagagctgggatagaaaggaactccaatgaagggttataggatagGTGTAAAAAGGGTATAGAGGGGCTAGAGTACCGGAGAGGggggaagagttacatttttgagaagagacaagttttcagatgtttacggaaaagttggaaggaggtCGAATTTCAGAGCGGGGATGAAAGggtattccagagctcagtggttctaaaggggagggatgtccctagttttcctgcatgggatataccttttatagaagggaaggatagttttaattttggggaggatctggtgcaattaggatttgaggaattccaaaatagtggaataacgggaggaaggatgccgtgtaggatcttgaaagttaggcaggcacatttaaagtggaccctggagattactggaagATTTACTCAAATGGGAGACAAATACACGGTCTTTCTCAACACTTCTGCCTgctctaattaattaattaaaaagtcTTCATTTTACACCTTCAAAAGGGTCCTAAAACAAAGATGCTTTTCTAttatgggttccttttattaaactgtggtagcatttttagcatacGTTAACCCCCGTGATATGTAGAAAAACTGACGCCAGCTCTATgtaggtgttagcatctagcgcgcacggcattgtactgcatgctaagcgcgtgctatatccactagcgcagcttagtaaaaggagccctatgtggtgAAACTATTTTGGACGATCTTGGAAACCTGTGGTTTCCCGTATAGttctcatactttttttttttttttgccaatattTTTATTAGAACTAAGGCACCAAAGTATCAGAGTATGAAATCCAACAGGTACAGTCTTAACATAAGTACTTTGTAACTCACAGCTTAAAACGAGTTAACACATTATAAAGGCCCGCTCCATCGTAGGTATCAAATACAACTTTTGGTAGATAAGGACTttatggtccatccaatctgcctaaTTAGCCCCATCTGTTGTGCCATTTCTAGCCATGCTAGAGGTCTCATTGCCACCGGCATGACTGAAGCTCTAGATGATAACTCAAAAGCGTCATAAGCCGATCTGGCCAAATACTTTCATGCTTGGGAAAGAGTGAGAGAGATATTGTGAAAATCCTGAAGATGTTGCGCAGGAATATATTTATCAAAGGAAGGTAATTTCCGTACTAAGTGCTTTACAAAGCAGAACATgtagaaattataattaaggaccctgTTCACCAACATTTTGATATAggtgacgtccaaatttgtccatagtctgTCCTTCATGGCCCGGTGGTGTGGAGGCACAGACCTTAGAAGCAAAAGACTTTTTTCAAAGTTGATTCCACCACTAGTGATTGGTGTTGAAGCCACTAATCATGAACCACTAATCATGAACCCTTCTCACCCTTGACAGACCACAGGATTGGAAATGATCCTGAAGATAAGACTAAGGTGATGGGAAGTCATtatgaggggcgttcaataatttatttacttcaataagaaaaaaaagtttaaaaaaaatttttgctttatttttcagtATAATTCCCCGATAGCTCCATATAcctcatccacttttcctgcaaggACTTTaaaccctttgaaaataattcttctgtttgaccttcaaaccaggatgtcacagcttccttgatctCTTcgtcacttgaaaactgctgtccacggagagatttTCCCAAAACTCGGAAtgggaaataatccaagggagccaggtcaggactgtagggtagaTGGTTCAGCGGCTGAAGCCCACATTCTCGGAGGGCAGACTGTGATTGCCGTGGCATGTGCACTGacgcattgttgtgaagaagcagcacgcctgctgcgagttttcctcatcttttctccttgattgacccCTGCAAAGTGATCGTTGTGGTGGTGTAACTCTCctagttatggttgtcttgtgtggcatgaactccaaagTCCTTCATCGTCCCaggaaacagttgcaatgactttGCCTGCAGGTTTTTATGTCgaccttttttggggtgggggatgacttgttcTTCCTCTGCACtggctccattttggactcaggatctctgtgatagacccaagtctcatctccagtcaccaaacgatgaaaaaaattcacttggtcttcacggagcatctcaaagttctcctgacagcactggagcctcgtggtcTTCTGACATGAtttcagcattcttggaacccatcttgcactaactttggccatgtccaacttttcatgaattattttccaaactgtacctgccgagatgcccatttttttcagctattcaggaaaccttaattcgtctgtctgacaaaattaaatccaatGTGAGGATCATCTTCGATGGACTCTGTACCTCACTTAAACTgcatgctccaaaattttactttgtagaattcctatgaacgtcggagcatttagcgctttggGCTTTGTCCCTTCCCATTctcgtaagctctgccttaactcgGACagttatgattttcaagtgtttgaggcttgtgcagatgaggacggagcttaggcattggtggaatgaggcattatgacatcacaatctgagcactagaatgttgctacttatgattttaaagcgtttgaggcttggtcagatgaggacagagcttgcaggaatggggcagggacaggaaaagaactcaccgggacgggatgggaaaatgagttcccacggggacggggaaaaatctgtcccccatgccattctctaatttgtaTCAACAGCACGGATACCTGCTCATTTCATAacttctttttgttttaataagcaGATTCTGTTCCATAAAGGCATCATTTGTCTcgcttgttattcaattattCTGTTTTGAAAGATAGCTTTTTGGAGCAGAATTGTTCAATGAGGGCTTGTCTCCTAGATGCAACAAATATCCTAACCCTGTAAATAGACTGTGTCATTCTACTGTGTCTTTCAGTTGAGGATGACGGAGGATGTGAATTCAATGGGAAAATCTATAAGGAAGGTGAAGTTTTCCAGCCCAGCTGTAAATTCCAGTGCCAATGTTCAGATGGAGGCCTGACTTGCGTGCCTCTCTGCAGTGAGGATGTCCGGCTACCAAGTGCGGATTGTCTTCGTCCCAGGCGAGTGCAAATCCCAGGCAGCTGCTGTCAGGAGTGGATATGtgaaggacaagaggacatgaccTCTGATGAGCCAGTGATAGGTAATAACGTGTTTACTTGTAAATTCCTTATTATCAGATGGTGGGTATAAGTAGATTACACATAGATAAGTGCAAACTTTTAAATATTTCATGGAGTTTGAAGTTTgacatttgaatttttgttttgaGAATACAATTGCAAAATGAACGTATgagtaaggttaccatatttgaaaaagtagggttaccagattttccttcagccaaatccagacccatggccatgtCCCCAGGACCGCTCAGTTCCGCCTCTATCATGCCttgttccacccccagccctgccccagacAGCATCCACACAAGCGTGGACTCGATGCAATGATGCCACCGCATTGCGACTATGCATGTGCGGATGCTTCTTCCTGATGCAATTTtatcgggaagcttttcaaaacccaaagtgctgggtttcgtaaagccatccggggaaatccggacatctggtacccCTATGAAGAAGTAGAAACCCGGACACATGGTCCTGCTCCATTCCACCCTCAGCCCCGCCTCATTCTGCCTCCaacccaccctgttctgcctctagccctgccccTCAAAAGCCGCATCTCTTTTTTTCAGAcctctggccgcatctggagggcctccagcatgtgccgaagtgtgtgacgtcatccatgcATGCTTACTGAAGGCTCTCCAGAGGCGGCTGGAGctcaaggctttccaaaacccgaacaaactggcagggtttggaaagtccatctgggtaCCTGACACTCCTCTAAAGAGAGGACATGGctaggttttcccggatgtctggtaaccctacctaagagaaaataagaggaaggtaTTGGATCTATATATAATCcatttaggtaccatttatagaatagcatctaGGCATTTTTTTATGCTGAATTTCAGGGACGGCTCAACCTATGAACCAGGTGAGGTTCTGGCTTTGGGCGCCCGTGATGAAGGGCACCAAAATCCCAGCCTCCAAGAATttatcaaaatcttttttaaacctagcTTTGCTAATTGCATTTACCATACTCTCTGGGAATGAGTTCCACCACTGAGCTAAGGGttgggtgaaaaaaaatattatctcctgtttgttttaaaaacaTTAACATGTagcttcatggagtgtcccctcgtctttgtactttttgaaagagtaaataatCAATTCATGTTTACCCATTCCGCTCCTTTCAGGATTTAAAGATCTCTgtcatatcacctcttaactgtCTCATCTttaagctgaagatccctaaccttttgaactttttcacaatcctctaATGAGATTTGTTCCAGAATCTTCTAATCGGCCTTAGAATTCCTGTCCCTGAAGCTATATTTCACATTCGCTGAGCATATACTCATGTGTTCCTTATTAAGCctctgtattttttaaaaatagttctCACTTCTACCCCCTAAGGGAAATGTATGCGTTCTTTCTGTGGCACCAGATGTTTTCCATGTTCCCTCGGGAATACATTTCTTATTTCTGTGCTGAAGCATCTAGGTTACACGAGGCTGCATCCCACAGCTCAGCCGGCACCTGTGAAGACTGGAGCTCTGAATGGAGCGTCTGCTCTACAAGCTGTGGGATGGGGGTATCTGTGCGGGTCTCCAACCAGAACCAAAACTGCCAGCTAGAGAACCAGAGCCGTCTGTGTATGATTCGGCCGTGCAATGTCATAAGAGCCACAATGGCTGTAAGTAATACTggtaaaacttttttaaaaagccttcacgtttcaagtttattaaggtttGATAGATGCAGAGCACCCATTATTAGCCTttctgaatggtttacatcagtgatctcaaCCTTCTCCATGTCAAGGGCTGCggtgtgaatacaagaaagctttGAAGGCCATTAAAAGATTTCAAGCTGACACAAGCTGCTAATTTTGTGAACCTTGATCttcttgttcagactgggtattaaactttgaaaattaatactaatatcgattctacaacacttcaaagatatattttaaaaactcactacATTGTCTAGACCAGGGTGGgccactccggtcctcgagggccagaatccagtcgggttttcaggatttccccaatgaatatgcattgaaagcagtgcatgcaactagatctcatgcatattcattggggaaatcctgaaaacccgactggattccggccctcgaggaccagagtggCTCGCCCCTGGTCTAGactagcaaattccataaatgagacacttgAGTAACACCCGTAAGAGGTGGCGTAGTGAACTGGCAACTCTCTctcaccccctcctgccatgcgcgTGCACCCTTTTCCCATACCTTTTGTAACTTCggtgtgagcagccaccaacttgctgcccccCCATCGGCTTCGGTgctctctgacgtcacatccCAGGCGCGGATCCCAGAGGTGATGTCAGAGAAAACGCCGAAGCCCATGCGGGCGGGCAATTAGTGGCTGCTCacgctaaaatggttaaggggctggaggagttgccgtacagtgagagattagagaaactgggcctcttctcccttgaaaagaggagactgagaggggacatgatcgaaacattcaaaataatgaagggaatagacaaagacaggttgttcaccctctccaaggtagagagaacgagaaggcactctctaaagttaaaaggggatagattccgtacgaacgtaaggaagttcttcttcacccagagagtggtagaaaattggaacactcttctagaggttgttatagggggaaacaccctccagggattcaagacaaagttagacaagttcctgctgaaccggaatgtacgcaggtagggctggtcttagtctttgacctgggggccgctgcgggagcggactgctgggcatgcagcggcaattcttatgttcttaagtgggcaagattgaaatgaaGGCATTTTCAGGATTTGAACATTCCCAGAAACAACAAAGGGAATGAGATGGGAAGTTTTCTGACTGCACAGTTCTACGGAATATTGCCACTCTCTGGATTGGTTCTGGCATTGACCGCCTCATCCCAACCATTAGCATCTTCTGCTATCTGGATAGAGGAGCTGGATCCCCAGAGAATTTTTGGCTGCCACAGCTGCTGCTTAAGAAAAACACTGATGACAGCGGATGAATATTGACCCCAAAGTTAATAGGTTATGGTAGGTCTGATTCTAGACAAAAATGATGATGCAGCATTTGGCTCCACACTGAACACCCTGAGCAATCCAATTACGCAAATTAAGGACTAGATTTAATAAATCATGCTCAAGAAACAGCACTGAAAAAATCTGTATGGATCATTATACTATAAACCGTGCTCTGAGTTGTTCACTGTTTATAGAGTAGTGCTTAGAGTCAATTTTCATGCCAATATTTGGGCACGAGGCTGTACACttcctgaaacctggtgtaattcCTGACATATAATTTAGATACAGATTGCCAGTATTCTTTGCCTATGAAGCTGCTAAATATTGGATAAACTGACTGGTTCAAGTTACTTCTCAGACTAATTGTAAGAGTTtcagaacatttttttaaacatatctttTTAATAAATTTGTGTTAAAAGTAAAATGATGTGTGCattttatagtttaaaaaaaaatgttttaattgtaATTCTGGACATTGTCTCCATGCTTGCTGATTGTAAACTGCAGTGAACATGAACAGGCATTTGCAGTATATAAGCAACTAGCTCATCACCCGGCATggcctggatatttatttatcccaatcttccagTATCAGATTGATTTTTACATGTCATCCCCCTTCCCACCTCcatagtatttttccccagatagtaagtcatatgtataccaagtttggttaaaatctctccatgcgttccAGAATTATGCTGGAACATCATCTCATCGAGGCcgaaaactatggggtagacactaatatctttcatttttgagaatttgtacatgtcacccccttcccacccccacagtatttttcaccagatagtaagtcatatgtgtaccaagtttggttgaaatctggccatgcgtttcagagttatgctggaacatacatacacacaaacatctgattttatatatagagaTGATTGTAATGTAATATTCAGTAACACTGAACACATTTTAGTGAACACTCCTAACCTGTCCATGCCtttcccatggccacgccccctttgagTTGAGGACTATAAGATTTGTAGTTCTTTATGGAATAGCAAGTAGCAAGATGTACAGGTAAATCCAAATTGTTACTAATTAACACCAAAACTGATTGTCAACGCCCAGTAAAGACGAGAATATGACAATACAGAAATAATAATTATAGGATATGTATATAGATGGTATGAATAGGTAAGATTCACATATATTTAGCTCATATAttataacaccattactgaagctcgtgtattgtaacacctttactggagctcatgcaaaccattcAGAATTGactcccagtcattagtagcggtatcgAAGCATACAATACACAATAATTGGTACAAATTGCCTCATTAACCAATTAGTTGGGCATGGAACTCAGGATAGCATACGATTTTACATACATTAATTTGTGCATCATTTACAGAACCCAGGGTAAAAATGTaaatttgctttcttttttttttttttttacttagcaCGATTGAAAAAAATTGCAGGTTATGTAACGCAatagtttttgctttttttttttaacacagagAGGAGCGCGCTGCCACCCAACGGTCACCCCCTCAAGATTCATCAGATTTGAGCATCAGGACTGTGTCAGCACCAGGACCTATGTGCCCACGTTCTGTGGGTTCTGCGGCCATCAACCCTGCATCCCCTCCCAAACCAGAGATGAGCTGGTCGACTTTAGCTGCAGCAGAGGAAGGCCACTTAAAATAAAGATGGCGTTCATGATGTCCTGTGTTTGCCCTTAGCCTTCTCAACAGCTGCAACATCTTTGACGCACAATTCTGGagcaaaatgaaagaaaatgcaCATGCTTCCTTTATGTAGTATAAAATGATTAAGAATGCAATATATAATCCAATACAATAGGAGATTAGAATGAGAGACAGACAACTCCAGATACGGTTGTGATTTGCCTAGAAAAAAGGGAATCTTAACGACTCTTTGCATTTGTGTTTCTACTACCAATCATTTCTACagtgctactagatgtacacagcactgtacacttgATATACAGGTAATTTCTCTGtcccttgtgggctcacaatccatgattttgtacttggggcatgcaacggagagttaagtgacttgtcctggGTTACAAGAACCgcggtgggaattgaacccagttccccaggatcacaGTCAGCGGCACTAATCATTATGGTTCTCCTCCACTCCTTCCTTTGTCAGAATGGCCTGAGATTACCTTCTTCGAGGCACGAGCATCTGTAAGCTTTCCTGACATCTAGGGACCTTATGAATTATGCATTTTTTCCTTTAGACACTACAGAGGGGTATTTTACTGTATAAGGGGATACTGAGTTTAAAGTACCTTTTAAGATACTTAATgttagtttccaagttttattaaaatttgataaaacgcttatataaaattttcaaagcaatgcacatcaataaaaatatataagtaGAACATATAATAGACGGACTTTAAACATGACGAAACAGAAATGAGGGTGAAATGAAAGGAACTaccatttttaaagaaaagaacaagTAGTGGGGAAAAGCATCAGGGATGGGGGTCACTGGTAATCAAAAGTTCATTCCTTAGTGTTAGTTAACAATGAGAtttgaatagaagttgtaaagcttaattttaaattaatttccaAGGAAGCATTTCAGAGAACGCTTACATTTATCTAGTATCGTTTCTTCTCTTAGATGGATAAGTAGGAGATTCCATCGTTGGGGGGGACTGTTACTGAAAAAATTTTGTTTCGCCTGGTATCTATAACCTTCAAGGAGGGGATTGTAagaaggacaggttgttcaccctttccaaggtagggagaacgagagggcactctctaaagttgaaaggggatagaatctgtacaaacgtaaggaagttcttcttcacccagagagtggtagaaaaggctgttataggggaaaacaccctccaggattcaagatgaagttaggcaagttcctgctgaacaagaacgtgcacaggtatggcttgtctcagttagggcgctggtctttgaccggagggctgctgcgtgaacagactgctgggcataatagaccactggtctgtcccagcagcggcaattcttatgttcttatgatgctgaTTGGAGGATTTTTGAAATCAGTGTTCTCAAACTCgaatcctttgcagggccgcattttggatttttaggtacttgaaggtcctcagaaaaaaatagataatgttttatttaaaaaatgacaattttgcatgaggtaaaactctttataggttataaatctttccttttggctaagtcttaataataatagtgtaatttatagctaaagagacatatgatcaagaaactgtttttattttatttttgtgattattataaacataccaagggcctcaaaatagcaccttgcgggccatgagtttgagaccactgttctagaggtaGTAAGGGAAATAAGAAACCTGTCCAGAAATACCGGTTGGTTTGACTgtttaattttaaatattaaGAGAGCTAGTTTATAAGATATTCTAtgttgaactgggagccagtgagcgTTTTTTTAGGAGAagtgtggctccagaaaaaggaggacggattgagacatccgggttttacttctactgaaaccaatgaaagtaaaacctggatgcctcaatccgtcctcttttttctggagccatatggtaaccctacctaatgTGGAAGCTCTTTTATAAAGACTAGGCAACTACTTGTCTTGATGAAATACTAAGATAATTGGAAGACACAGACATTTATATCAGCTCTGGTGCTAGTGTAATGTCCTTATTAAAGCTTTAcaagtatactgtatatgtacatTATACTATTTTATACCTTATCTGCCTGATTCCTGTAACCTAGGCCAAAGAGACCTGAGGGAGAGTTTCCCAGAAAAAAGTACTTTAAGATGACAATCTGGGTTTGAAGGTAGGGGTGGATATATAGCTATAATTAATATTACTATTATTGGGTGTTATTCAAAGTTAAACTTCTGATGATTCCTGCTGCCCCCCTCCACCCCTGAAAATGAGAAGCCCCTGATcaggccctcccccctcccctccccctgtaggCCTCCATGCTTACCACTGTCAGCCCTGGTGGTTTGGGGTGTCCTAAGGGTCGAAGAAATGCCCATTCATTCATTGCTCATTGTGGCTCCagcctcaaaatggctgctgcaacctctAGGGGGCAGTCTCATACCACTCACTGAACATCAGCCAGGGTCTTGCAGACAGCACATGGCCAGGCATGTTCGCAGATGTTCAGTGCCGATGCCCAGACATGGCTTGGCATTGAATGTCTGGCCCTAATTCCACTGGCAGAATATTACCCAGCATATTTGTATTATTAAGTTTATAAAATGGGTACATAGAGCATATCCCTTCTAGCATGCAAATTCTTGCACACAAATATACAgccaaaccttggatagcgagtaacgtggtttgcgagtgttttgcaagacgagcaaaacatttgattaaattttaacttgatatacgagcattgtcttgcagtacgagcatgTATTGTGTGTCACATCATCAGAACCCTCAGTTGAAGTGCGCGTATCTTATGCCGAGCGcggctgaatgtaataaaagcgtCACGCCCAATTTGCCCAtagctcaagcgctcacagcatacagtattttgtattaaagtttttgggttgtggaatgaatcgtctgagtttccattatttcctatggggaaatttgctttgattatacgagtgttttggattatgagcatgcttccggaacaaattatgctcgcaaaccaaggttttactgtacatctgTTCTAAAAGGGGTGCAAATGTGTGAGTGTTCACTCTACTTGTATTTgtgtataatataatatatgaCAGAAGATAAGATGGGTACTTAACTGTTCTATTCAATTcttgaacatttttttaaaaaacttaaaaGCTAAATACATAAAATATGATAGTGAGTTAATAATGGAAGAGTATCCTAGTGGTTAGGgctccagcctcagcatcctgaggttgtggattcaaccccagccctgctccttatgaccctggacaaattagtcagattgtgagcccactgggacagatagggagaaagacTTGAGtgtctgaatgtaaaccactttggccaGTGGttgttaaacctgtcctggggacccctaaccagttgggttttcaagatatccctaatgagtaTTGTGGCTCACTAGCAAGCCACTGTATTTTCCACAAACTTGAGTAGAGACAAGTCAGAGATCATCAAAGTTTTATTGTTCTTATTATTGTtgtctaaggttaccagattttccgtttggaaaatccggaccccttatCCCTGCCCACAGGCCCGCCTAATTCCACTTATCCCCACCCCATCATGCCCCAGTCCcatccccaatcctgccctagccacaCCCCAGCCACACCCCCTACTGCCTGCTCTGGTGGGGCAGAAGGGAATGCATacgtgcacatgacatcatcgcgttgcCCTCCTACCCAACGGCGATTTTGAGggagacttttcaaaacctggacaacgtgccaggttttgaaaagcgtctggactcccggacatgtcttcaaaaggaggacatgtccgaggaaatccggacatctggtaatcctattgTCAGAATGCACCGTTAATCAGTTAACATTGCACACCAGGATTTCTCCCATTTTTATCCTGGGGGCTTTTCAGTTTCACGCAAAAACATACTTCATTTAAactccaaaagaaaaaaacccactcCAGCAATTAGTCCAAACCACAATCCCCACAATGCCCTTCATTCACCTTCCTTGGGTTAGGCACTTGTGCTGCGTCAATGATTAGCTCAGACTACAATCCCCACAATGCCTTTCATTCACCTTCCTGGGTTAAGGCAGTTGTGCAGTTCATTAGCCAGCTCAAAACGAAAAACTTCTTCCCAAACAGGGCTTTCAGTAGCTTAACACTCTCTGCCCCAGCCAGCATGGCTGAGcagaaaaaacccccacaagcaaaaAACACAATGTATTGCTCAGACCCCTTTCAGCATTCCACTTACTGGGCTCTTGCTGCATCAGCTCCCCTTGGAAGTTTAGGTCAGCTACGGACAGTTTCCTCTGGAAGCTCTTCCATTTCTATATAAGGAGGGATGTTAGAGAGAAGTGTGCCGttgaactcctccccctttgaACTCtctgagtagagagttgcacagggacagaaatcccacccattcctgccaggatcctctccgtccccacccgtccccgccaggatcctctccgtccccgcaagaaattacctccatccctgcccatccccataaaaagcagcaattacttctgataggatcatcaattccagtttcttttgtgtttgcgctgctgttttccttgtggaatctctttggtggaaccctttttttgttttctgttcaggtaattaacttataaaccccctcttttactaaggctgacgtgtccattatattatatggacgaa contains:
- the CCN5 gene encoding WNT1-inducible-signaling pathway protein 2, which encodes MKFQLAIRLHFFLLYLPAELFAQLCRTPCYCPWVPLRCPPTVPLVMDGCGCCRICARRLGEPCNQVYVCDPDQGLVCDYSAGNAGRSGVCKFEDDGGCEFNGKIYKEGEVFQPSCKFQCQCSDGGLTCVPLCSEDVRLPSADCLRPRRVQIPGSCCQEWICEGQEDMTSDEPVIASRLHEAASHSSAGTCEDWSSEWSVCSTSCGMGVSVRVSNQNQNCQLENQSRLCMIRPCNVIRATMARGARCHPTVTPSRFIRFEHQDCVSTRTYVPTFCGFCGHQPCIPSQTRDELVDFSCSRGRPLKIKMAFMMSCVCP